The Malus sylvestris chromosome 12, drMalSylv7.2, whole genome shotgun sequence genome contains a region encoding:
- the LOC126593759 gene encoding 60S ribosomal protein L26-1-like: MPVRKDDEVQVVRETYKGREGKVVQVYRRKLVIHIERITREKVNGSTVNVGINPSKVVITKLRLDKDRKSLLDRKAKGRAVADKDKGTKFTAEDIMQNVD; this comes from the coding sequence ATGCCGGTGCGCAAGGACGACGAGGTCCAGGTCGTGCGTGAGACCTATAAGGGCCGCGAGGGCAAGGTTGTCCAGGTGTATCGCCGGAAGTTGGTCATCCACATCGAGCGGATCACCCGAGAGAAGGTGAACGGGTCCACCGTCAATGTCGGCATCAACCCCTCCAAGGTCGTCATCACCAAGCTCCGCCTCGACAAGGACCGCAAGTCTCTGCTGGACCGCAAGGCCAAGGGCCGCGCCGTCGCTGACAAGGACAAAGGCACCAAGTTCACCGCAGAGGATATCATGCAAAACGTCGATTGA